One window of Enterobacter sp. RHBSTW-00175 genomic DNA carries:
- a CDS encoding C40 family peptidase, with protein sequence MARINKISITLCALLFTTLSFTPVANASQQARHSAVQKTHLAKVTERKKKTTSKNEKKKTTTQTKRTASSKAKTTHTTSRKAQQTAANLVTEKCTARKGHKAKCVKVTKVAEVHKVRVQKAQKTAMNKLMGQIGKPYRWGGTSPRTGFDCSGLVYYAYKDLVKFRIPRTANEMYHLRDASPVDRGELESGDLVFFRTQGRGMADHVGVYVGNGKFIQSPRSGQDIQITSLSEDYWVRHYVGARRVMTPKTIR encoded by the coding sequence GTGGCGCGGATAAATAAAATCTCGATCACGCTCTGTGCTTTATTGTTTACAACACTCTCTTTCACGCCAGTGGCTAACGCCTCCCAGCAGGCGCGGCATTCTGCTGTACAAAAAACGCACCTGGCTAAAGTCACAGAACGTAAGAAAAAAACCACCAGTAAGAACGAAAAGAAAAAAACCACCACACAGACTAAACGTACTGCCTCCAGCAAAGCTAAAACCACTCACACCACTTCGCGCAAAGCCCAGCAAACTGCCGCTAATCTCGTTACCGAAAAATGCACTGCCCGCAAAGGTCACAAAGCGAAGTGCGTCAAAGTCACGAAAGTAGCGGAAGTCCATAAGGTACGCGTCCAGAAAGCGCAAAAAACCGCGATGAACAAGCTGATGGGACAAATTGGCAAGCCTTATCGCTGGGGCGGAACCTCACCCCGTACCGGTTTCGATTGCAGCGGTCTGGTGTACTACGCCTACAAAGATCTGGTGAAATTCCGTATTCCGCGTACTGCGAACGAAATGTATCACCTGCGCGATGCTTCACCGGTCGATCGTGGTGAACTGGAAAGCGGCGATCTGGTCTTCTTCCGCACTCAGGGTCGCGGCATGGCCGACCACGTGGGTGTTTACGTTGGCAACGGGAAATTCATCCAGTCGCCACGTAGCGGCCAGGACATTCAAATCACCTCTCTGAGCGAAGATTACTGGGTACGCCACTACGTTGGTGCACGCCGTGTGATGACCCCGAAAACCATCCGTTAA
- the grxD gene encoding monothiol glutaredoxin 4, with protein sequence MSTTIEKIQHQIAENPILLYMKGSPKLPSCGFSAQAVQALSACGERFAYVDILQNPDIRAELPKYANWPTFPQLWVDGELVGGCDILIEMYQRGELQQLIKETAAKYKTEEPDAE encoded by the coding sequence ATGAGCACCACTATTGAAAAAATCCAGCACCAGATTGCTGAAAACCCAATTCTCCTGTACATGAAAGGTTCTCCGAAACTGCCAAGCTGCGGTTTCTCCGCACAAGCAGTTCAGGCGCTGTCTGCCTGTGGTGAGCGCTTTGCTTACGTTGATATCCTGCAAAACCCGGACATTCGCGCTGAGCTGCCAAAATACGCTAACTGGCCGACCTTCCCGCAGCTGTGGGTTGATGGCGAGCTGGTTGGCGGTTGTGACATCCTGATCGAAATGTATCAGCGTGGCGAACTGCAACAGCTGATCAAAGAAACCGCTGCTAAGTACAAAACTGAAGAACCAGACGCAGAGTAA
- the rnt gene encoding ribonuclease T, producing MSDNAQFTGLCDRFRGFYPVVIDVETAGFNAKTDALLEIAAITLKMDEQGWISPDTTLHFHVDPFEGANLQPEALAFNGIDPNNPLRGAVSEYDALHAIFKMVRKGMKDNDCSRAIMVAHNATFDHSFMMAAAERASLKRNPFHPFVTFDTAALSGLALGQTVLSKACITAGIAFDGTQAHSALYDTERTAELFCEIVNRWKRLGGWPLPMGDEADIQS from the coding sequence ATGTCCGATAATGCTCAATTTACCGGTCTGTGCGACCGTTTTCGTGGTTTTTATCCCGTTGTCATTGATGTAGAAACAGCCGGATTTAACGCTAAAACCGATGCGCTGCTTGAAATTGCCGCCATCACGCTGAAGATGGATGAACAGGGCTGGATTTCACCGGACACCACGCTGCATTTCCATGTTGACCCGTTTGAGGGCGCCAACTTACAGCCAGAAGCGCTGGCCTTTAACGGCATTGATCCAAATAATCCGCTGCGTGGCGCCGTAAGCGAATACGATGCACTGCACGCCATTTTCAAAATGGTGCGCAAAGGCATGAAGGACAATGATTGCAGCCGCGCGATCATGGTGGCGCATAACGCCACCTTCGATCACAGCTTTATGATGGCGGCTGCCGAACGCGCTTCGCTCAAGCGCAACCCTTTCCACCCGTTTGTTACCTTCGACACCGCTGCACTGAGCGGCCTGGCGCTGGGGCAAACGGTATTATCCAAAGCCTGTATCACGGCAGGAATTGCGTTTGACGGGACTCAGGCACATTCCGCGTTATATGACACCGAACGCACGGCTGAACTGTTCTGTGAAATTGTGAACCGCTGGAAACGTCTTGGCGGCTGGCCGCTACCGATGGGCGATGAGGCAGATATTCAATCGTAG
- the gloA gene encoding lactoylglutathione lyase, whose amino-acid sequence MRLLHTMLRVGDLQRSVDFYTNVLGMTLLRTSENPEYKYSLAFVGYGPESDEAVIELTYNWGVDNYELGTAYGHIALEVENAAEACERIRSNGGNVTREAGPVKGGTTVIAFVEDPDGYKIELIEAKDAGRGLGN is encoded by the coding sequence ATGCGCCTACTTCACACCATGCTGCGCGTTGGCGACCTGCAACGTTCTGTCGATTTCTACACTAACGTCCTGGGAATGACACTGCTGCGCACCAGCGAAAATCCGGAGTACAAATATTCACTGGCGTTCGTTGGCTACGGCCCGGAATCGGATGAAGCGGTTATCGAGCTGACCTACAACTGGGGCGTAGACAACTACGAGCTGGGCACGGCATATGGCCATATCGCGCTGGAAGTGGAAAATGCCGCTGAAGCCTGTGAACGCATCCGCAGCAACGGCGGTAACGTGACCCGTGAAGCGGGCCCGGTCAAAGGCGGCACCACGGTCATTGCTTTTGTTGAAGATCCAGATGGTTACAAAATCGAGCTGATTGAAGCCAAAGACGCTGGTCGCGGTCTGGGCAACTGA
- a CDS encoding alkene reductase — MSAQKLFTPLKVGAVTAPNRVFMAPLTRLRSIEPGDIPTPLMGEYYRQRASSGLIISEATQISAQAKGYAGAPGLHSPEQIAAWKKITAGVHAEDGRIAVQLWHTGRISHNSIQPGGQAPVSASALSANTRTSLRDENGHAIRVDTSMPRALELEEIPGIVNDFRQAVANARDAGFDLVELHSAHGYLLHQFLSPSSNHRTDQYGGSVENRARLVLEVVDAVCKEWSADRIGIRVSPIGSFQNVDNGANEEADALYLIEELAKRGIAYLHMSEPDWAGGQPYTEAFRQKVRDRFHGVIIGAGAYTPEKAEDLINKGLIDAVAFGRDYIANPDLVARLERKTALNPQRPESFYGGGAEGYTDYPSL; from the coding sequence ATGTCAGCTCAAAAATTATTTACCCCACTGAAAGTGGGTGCCGTCACCGCGCCAAACCGCGTATTTATGGCCCCTCTCACCCGTCTTCGTAGCATTGAACCGGGGGATATCCCAACCCCACTGATGGGTGAATATTACCGTCAGCGCGCAAGTTCAGGGCTAATCATCTCTGAGGCTACGCAGATTTCTGCCCAGGCAAAAGGTTATGCTGGCGCACCTGGCCTGCACAGCCCGGAACAAATTGCGGCATGGAAAAAAATCACCGCCGGTGTTCATGCTGAAGATGGCCGCATCGCCGTACAGCTGTGGCATACCGGTCGTATCTCTCACAACAGCATCCAGCCTGGCGGCCAGGCTCCTGTATCCGCGTCAGCGCTGAGTGCCAACACCCGTACCTCGCTGCGCGATGAAAACGGCCATGCGATCCGCGTAGATACCTCTATGCCGCGTGCGCTGGAGCTGGAAGAGATCCCGGGTATCGTGAATGATTTCCGTCAGGCCGTTGCGAATGCGCGTGATGCCGGTTTCGACCTGGTTGAGCTGCACTCAGCTCACGGCTACCTGTTGCATCAGTTCCTGTCACCGTCCTCTAACCATCGTACTGACCAGTACGGCGGCAGCGTTGAAAACCGCGCGCGTCTGGTTCTGGAAGTGGTTGATGCCGTTTGCAAGGAGTGGAGCGCAGACCGTATCGGTATCCGTGTCTCTCCGATTGGTTCTTTCCAGAACGTTGATAACGGTGCGAATGAAGAAGCAGATGCCCTGTACCTGATTGAAGAGCTGGCAAAACGCGGCATTGCTTACCTGCATATGTCTGAACCAGACTGGGCGGGCGGTCAGCCATACACCGAGGCTTTCCGTCAGAAAGTGCGCGATCGTTTCCACGGCGTGATTATCGGTGCCGGTGCATATACACCAGAGAAAGCAGAAGACCTGATCAACAAAGGGCTGATCGATGCGGTCGCATTCGGTCGCGATTACATCGCTAACCCGGATCTGGTTGCCCGTCTGGAACGTAAAACCGCGCTGAACCCGCAGCGCCCGGAAAGCTTCTACGGCGGCGGCGCTGAAGGTTACACCGACTACCCTTCCCTGTAA
- a CDS encoding TetR/AcrR family transcriptional regulator: protein MSRNTEHDTREHLLATGERLCMHRGFTGMGLSELLKTAEVPKGSFYHYFRSKEAFGVAMLERHYASYHQRLATHFASGEGNYRDRVLNYYQETLTQFCQQGIISGCLTVKLSAEVCDLSEDMRTAMDKGASGVIALLAQALEKGRNEKTLAFPGEPLTQAQVLYALWLGANLQAKISRSAVPLESALAHVKISITAPGV, encoded by the coding sequence ATGAGCAGAAATACTGAACACGATACGCGCGAACACTTACTGGCTACAGGCGAGCGTCTTTGTATGCATCGCGGGTTTACCGGTATGGGGCTTAGCGAACTGTTAAAAACCGCTGAGGTGCCGAAAGGGTCGTTCTACCACTACTTTCGCTCAAAAGAAGCCTTTGGCGTGGCGATGCTGGAACGGCACTATGCCAGTTACCATCAGCGCCTTGCTACCCACTTTGCCAGTGGCGAAGGTAACTACCGGGATCGTGTTCTTAACTACTATCAGGAAACGCTGACCCAGTTCTGTCAGCAGGGCATTATCAGCGGATGCCTGACGGTAAAACTCTCTGCTGAGGTATGCGATCTTTCCGAAGATATGCGTACCGCAATGGACAAAGGTGCCAGCGGCGTTATCGCCCTGCTGGCCCAGGCGCTTGAGAAAGGCCGCAATGAAAAGACGCTGGCCTTCCCGGGTGAGCCGCTGACCCAGGCGCAGGTACTCTATGCACTCTGGTTAGGTGCAAACCTGCAAGCCAAAATTTCTCGCAGTGCCGTGCCGCTGGAAAGCGCACTGGCGCATGTGAAAATCAGTATTACAGCGCCTGGCGTTTAG
- the eptA gene encoding phosphoethanolamine transferase EptA: MWFLKKLQCNDIKFTLGCALFFTALNALFIQRSWAIIAPAQLHDVLFAASVPLVLFCGWVIVFSILNIPFIRKPLLILLTMGCAAATYFMYTYGAVIDQNMIVNVFETNSQEATALVTPQMIIWIVVAGLIPSVVLALTRIRTGKWWYAMLTRIAAMLGALLVIILVASVFYKDYASLFRNNKSIVKMVTPANYVSAIMKYSKTRWFAGDQTLVRIGEDAHKGPVIAGQQKKTVLVLLVGEASRAANYSLNGYDRETNPELKKQDIINFPQASSCGTETAVSVPCMFSGMTRKKYDADLARHQEGLLDVLGHAGINLLWRDNDGGCKGACDRIPHTDMTQWKLDQFCKDKSCIDDVNFYRLDNVLDGLKQDTVLVIHLMGSHGPAYYRRYPDNFRKFTPTCDTNEIQDCDHQALINTYDNTILYTDSIVSKTIDTLKARQGSMNTALIYLSDHGESLGESGIYLHGTPYMLAPEQQTHIPFMFWLSPDYAKNYGVNEQCLRDHAAKDAVSQDNLFSTVLGMMNVKSKVYQQQLDILNTCRQ, translated from the coding sequence ATGTGGTTTCTTAAAAAGTTACAATGTAACGACATTAAATTTACTCTGGGTTGTGCCCTCTTTTTTACCGCGCTGAATGCCCTGTTCATACAGCGCAGCTGGGCCATCATCGCCCCTGCGCAGTTGCATGATGTGCTCTTTGCGGCCTCAGTCCCGCTGGTGCTGTTTTGCGGCTGGGTCATTGTTTTTAGCATTCTCAATATTCCCTTTATCCGCAAGCCGCTGCTGATCCTGTTAACCATGGGATGCGCCGCAGCAACCTATTTTATGTATACCTACGGCGCGGTTATCGATCAGAACATGATTGTTAACGTGTTCGAAACCAACTCCCAGGAAGCGACCGCCCTCGTGACACCACAGATGATCATCTGGATTGTCGTTGCCGGTCTTATTCCTTCCGTGGTATTAGCCCTGACGCGTATACGCACCGGTAAATGGTGGTACGCGATGCTGACGCGTATTGCCGCAATGCTCGGCGCACTGCTGGTGATCATTCTGGTCGCATCGGTTTTCTATAAAGATTACGCATCGCTGTTCCGTAACAACAAAAGCATCGTCAAAATGGTGACCCCTGCTAACTACGTCAGCGCGATCATGAAATACAGCAAAACCCGCTGGTTTGCAGGCGATCAGACCCTGGTGCGTATTGGCGAAGACGCCCACAAAGGCCCGGTGATTGCCGGGCAGCAGAAAAAAACGGTGCTGGTGTTGTTGGTCGGTGAAGCGTCCCGTGCAGCGAACTACTCGCTTAACGGCTACGACCGTGAAACCAACCCTGAACTGAAAAAACAAGACATCATCAACTTCCCTCAGGCATCCTCCTGTGGGACAGAAACCGCGGTCTCTGTTCCTTGCATGTTCTCTGGAATGACACGTAAGAAATACGACGCTGACCTCGCCCGCCACCAGGAAGGGTTGCTCGACGTGCTGGGACATGCAGGTATCAACCTGCTATGGCGTGATAACGATGGCGGATGCAAAGGCGCTTGTGACCGTATCCCGCATACGGACATGACCCAGTGGAAGCTGGACCAGTTCTGCAAAGACAAATCCTGTATTGATGACGTCAATTTCTACCGCCTTGATAACGTGCTGGACGGCCTGAAGCAGGACACAGTTCTGGTCATTCACCTGATGGGCAGTCACGGCCCGGCGTACTATCGCCGCTACCCGGATAACTTCCGCAAATTCACACCAACCTGCGATACGAATGAGATTCAGGATTGCGATCATCAGGCGCTGATTAACACCTATGACAACACAATCCTTTATACCGATAGCATCGTGAGCAAGACTATCGATACCCTGAAAGCCCGCCAGGGCAGCATGAACACGGCGTTGATTTACCTGTCGGATCACGGTGAATCGCTGGGCGAAAGCGGTATCTACCTGCACGGCACGCCGTACATGCTGGCGCCTGAACAGCAAACGCATATTCCGTTTATGTTCTGGCTCTCTCCTGACTACGCAAAGAACTACGGCGTTAACGAGCAATGCCTGCGCGACCATGCGGCAAAAGATGCGGTTTCACAGGATAATTTATTCTCAACGGTTCTTGGGATGATGAACGTAAAATCAAAGGTTTATCAGCAACAACTGGATATCCTGAACACATGTCGTCAATAA
- a CDS encoding DUF1289 domain-containing protein, which produces MAEQLEFFPIQSPCRGICQVDDRGYCRGCMRTRDERFNWQNFSDTQKQDILRLCRQRLLRKIRANKAGETEEPQQPSLF; this is translated from the coding sequence GTGGCAGAGCAACTGGAGTTTTTCCCCATCCAGAGCCCGTGCCGGGGAATTTGTCAGGTAGATGATCGCGGATATTGCCGTGGGTGTATGCGTACCCGCGACGAGCGTTTTAACTGGCAAAATTTTAGCGATACGCAAAAACAGGACATCCTGCGCCTGTGTCGGCAGCGTTTGCTGCGCAAAATACGCGCAAACAAAGCGGGTGAAACCGAAGAACCCCAGCAACCTTCACTTTTTTAG
- a CDS encoding aldo/keto reductase family oxidoreductase, whose translation MVQRITLTPQGPEFSRFVMGYWRLMDWNMSPLQLASFIEEHLDLGITTVDHADIYGGYLCEAAFGEALKLVPALRSRMEIVTKCGIATTAKPEHALGHYITDRDHIVKSAEQSLVNLATDHIDLLLIHRPDPLMDADEVAEAFLNLHQSGKVRHFGVSNFTPEQFALLQSRLPFTLATNQVEISPVHQPLLLDGTLDQLQQLRIRPMAWSCLGGGRLFNDDAFQPLRDELTTIAQELNAESIEQVVYAWIMRLPSKPLPIIGSGKIERVRAAIAAEALEMTRQQWFRIRKAALGYDVP comes from the coding sequence ATGGTTCAGCGTATTACACTTACCCCCCAGGGCCCGGAGTTTTCCCGTTTTGTGATGGGTTACTGGCGGCTGATGGACTGGAATATGTCCCCCCTTCAGCTCGCGAGCTTCATTGAAGAGCATCTCGATTTAGGCATTACTACCGTCGATCATGCGGACATCTATGGCGGCTACCTGTGTGAAGCCGCATTCGGTGAGGCACTTAAGCTGGTTCCGGCGCTTCGTTCTCGTATGGAGATTGTCACCAAATGCGGCATCGCCACTACCGCTAAACCGGAGCACGCGCTTGGCCACTACATCACCGACCGCGACCACATTGTAAAAAGCGCAGAGCAATCACTGGTTAATCTGGCGACAGACCATATCGATTTGCTGCTGATTCATCGCCCGGATCCGTTGATGGATGCAGACGAAGTGGCTGAGGCTTTCCTGAATCTTCACCAGAGCGGCAAAGTCCGTCATTTCGGCGTATCGAACTTTACCCCTGAGCAGTTCGCCTTACTTCAGTCGCGCCTGCCATTTACGCTGGCCACTAATCAGGTTGAGATTTCACCTGTTCACCAGCCGCTGCTGCTGGACGGTACGCTCGATCAGCTGCAACAGCTGCGCATTCGTCCGATGGCGTGGTCGTGCCTGGGGGGCGGGCGTCTGTTCAATGACGATGCCTTCCAGCCATTGCGTGATGAGCTGACCACTATTGCACAAGAGCTGAATGCGGAAAGCATTGAGCAGGTAGTGTACGCGTGGATCATGCGTCTGCCGTCAAAACCGCTGCCGATTATCGGTTCCGGTAAAATTGAACGTGTGCGTGCGGCAATTGCCGCTGAAGCGCTGGAAATGACGCGACAGCAGTGGTTCCGCATCCGTAAAGCGGCACTGGGTTACGACGTCCCGTAA
- the sodC gene encoding superoxide dismutase [Cu-Zn] SodC yields the protein MKRFALALVTLAVCAGAQAASDEVEMNLVSPLGVGQSIGTVKITETDKGLEFAPHLHSLPPGEHGFHVHTNGSCQPALKEGKASAAEAAGGHLDPEHYGKHEGPNGMGHLGDLPVLVVNKDGNATTPVIAPRLKKLDEIKGRALMIHAGGDNMSDKPKPLGGGGARYACGVI from the coding sequence ATGAAGCGTTTTGCTCTGGCACTCGTGACACTGGCGGTATGCGCAGGGGCGCAGGCTGCCAGTGACGAAGTAGAAATGAACCTCGTTTCCCCACTTGGCGTAGGCCAGTCCATCGGAACAGTAAAAATTACTGAAACCGACAAAGGACTGGAGTTTGCTCCTCATCTCCACTCACTTCCACCCGGCGAGCATGGTTTTCATGTTCATACCAACGGTAGTTGTCAGCCAGCCCTGAAAGAGGGGAAAGCCTCGGCGGCTGAAGCCGCAGGTGGCCACCTTGATCCAGAACACTACGGTAAGCATGAGGGGCCGAACGGTATGGGGCATCTGGGTGACCTGCCCGTGCTGGTGGTGAATAAAGACGGCAACGCCACGACGCCGGTTATTGCGCCGCGGCTGAAAAAACTGGATGAAATCAAAGGCAGGGCGCTAATGATCCATGCAGGCGGCGATAACATGTCCGACAAGCCTAAACCTCTGGGCGGTGGCGGTGCACGTTATGCCTGCGGCGTTATCTGA
- a CDS encoding FUSC family protein, with protein sequence MNLSAFSWRNTPWIKATRPQWRYALRNGIAMCLALMVAYYLNLDEPYWAMTSAAVVSFPTVGGVISKSLGRVAGSLLGATAALIIAGHTLNDPWLFLLSMATWLGFCTWACAHFTNNVAYAFQLAGYTAAIIAFPVINVLDTTELWDIAQARVCEVIIGILCGGVMMMILPSTSDGTALITALKTMHTRLLEHASLLWQPDTNDEIRLAHEKVIGQILTMNLLRIQAFWSHYRFRRQNALLNYLLHQQLRMTSAISSLRRMLLNWPNPPENTRDIIEALLVELARPTADSYSVARIIAPLAPVDEYDYRHRAFWQRLRYFCRLYLLSSRWIRAVENATPITEFSVPQSPALARHTDNMEALWSGFRTFCALTLVGTWGITTQWDSTSAALTLAAISSVLYSVSPSPFNSLTLLLRTLILLSLFSFVVMFGLMVQITDLWQFLLFLFPLLTTMQLLKLQMPKLAGLWGQLIVFMGSFIAVTNPPVYDFANFLNDNLAKILGVALTWLAFAVLRPGSDARKSRRHIRELRRGFVDQLSRKPHLRESEYESLVYHHVSQLNNSQDVLARRWLLRWGVVLLNCSHVVWQLRAWETRSDPLAQVRDICIALLRDVMSERGVQQRPLEATLVELQRICDTLARHHLLAARDLASIIWRLHCSLSQLEQAPPPGTIGDQITPQA encoded by the coding sequence ATGAACCTCTCCGCTTTCTCCTGGCGTAACACCCCATGGATAAAAGCAACCCGCCCGCAGTGGCGTTATGCGCTGCGTAACGGCATTGCCATGTGTCTTGCGCTCATGGTGGCCTACTATCTGAACCTGGACGAGCCCTACTGGGCGATGACCTCTGCGGCGGTGGTGAGCTTCCCCACCGTTGGCGGTGTTATCAGTAAAAGTCTGGGACGCGTGGCGGGTAGCCTGCTCGGTGCAACTGCTGCGTTGATCATCGCTGGCCATACCCTGAACGATCCCTGGCTCTTTTTACTGAGCATGGCAACATGGCTGGGCTTTTGTACCTGGGCCTGCGCGCATTTTACCAATAACGTGGCCTACGCGTTTCAGTTGGCAGGCTATACCGCCGCCATTATTGCTTTCCCGGTCATCAACGTGCTGGATACCACCGAACTGTGGGATATCGCCCAGGCGCGTGTGTGCGAAGTCATCATCGGTATTCTTTGCGGTGGGGTCATGATGATGATCCTGCCCAGCACGTCGGATGGCACTGCACTGATCACCGCGTTAAAAACCATGCACACTCGTTTGCTGGAACACGCAAGTCTTCTCTGGCAGCCCGACACCAACGACGAAATTCGCCTTGCGCACGAAAAAGTCATCGGCCAGATCCTGACCATGAATTTACTGCGTATCCAGGCGTTCTGGAGCCACTACCGTTTCCGCAGGCAGAACGCGTTGCTTAACTATCTGCTGCATCAGCAACTGCGCATGACAAGTGCAATTTCCAGCCTGCGCCGAATGTTGCTTAACTGGCCCAATCCGCCGGAAAACACCCGCGACATTATTGAAGCTCTGCTGGTTGAGCTTGCGCGACCAACGGCAGACTCCTATAGCGTAGCGCGCATTATTGCGCCGCTGGCTCCGGTGGATGAATATGACTATCGCCATCGCGCCTTCTGGCAACGGCTGCGCTATTTTTGTCGGCTTTACCTGTTGAGCAGCCGCTGGATCCGCGCGGTAGAAAATGCCACGCCCATTACGGAGTTCTCTGTTCCGCAAAGCCCTGCACTGGCGCGGCATACTGACAACATGGAGGCACTCTGGAGCGGTTTTCGTACGTTCTGCGCGCTGACTCTGGTAGGGACATGGGGCATTACAACCCAGTGGGACAGCACCTCCGCCGCGTTAACCCTCGCCGCCATTAGCAGCGTGCTTTACTCTGTTTCCCCCTCACCCTTTAACTCGCTGACGCTGTTACTGCGTACGCTGATACTGCTGTCACTGTTCAGTTTTGTGGTGATGTTTGGCCTGATGGTGCAAATCACGGATCTTTGGCAGTTTCTGCTGTTTCTCTTCCCTTTGCTCACTACCATGCAGCTACTGAAGCTACAAATGCCAAAACTCGCCGGGCTCTGGGGGCAGCTTATCGTCTTCATGGGATCGTTTATCGCGGTCACCAACCCACCCGTTTATGATTTTGCTAACTTCCTCAACGACAACCTGGCAAAAATCCTTGGTGTGGCATTAACCTGGCTGGCGTTTGCGGTTCTCCGCCCGGGTTCTGATGCGCGCAAAAGTCGGCGTCATATCCGCGAGCTTCGCCGGGGATTTGTCGATCAGCTCAGCCGTAAGCCCCATCTGCGCGAAAGCGAGTATGAATCCCTTGTGTATCATCACGTGAGTCAGTTGAATAACAGTCAGGATGTTCTCGCGCGCCGCTGGCTGCTGCGCTGGGGCGTGGTATTGCTTAACTGCTCACATGTGGTGTGGCAACTGCGTGCCTGGGAAACCCGTTCAGACCCTCTGGCGCAGGTTCGGGATATCTGTATCGCGTTACTGCGCGATGTGATGAGTGAACGCGGTGTTCAGCAACGTCCGCTGGAAGCCACTCTCGTTGAGCTCCAGCGTATTTGCGACACCCTCGCGCGCCACCATCTCCTGGCTGCGCGCGATTTGGCCTCGATAATCTGGCGACTGCACTGTTCGTTGTCACAGCTAGAGCAGGCCCCACCACCAGGTACGATAGGCGATCAGATAACGCCGCAGGCATAA
- a CDS encoding HlyD family secretion protein: protein MSLKTLKYFSTLLVLALALVAGWWMWTYYMQSPWTRDGKIRAEQVNITPQVSGSITTLLVKDNQFVKEGDVLFRIDETPFHIAILNAQAQLAKAQSDLAKANNEANRRRHLSQNYISAEDLDTANINVKAMQASVDVAEATLKQAQWQLTQTVVKSPVDGWVTNLSTRVGNYAATGQPVFALVDSHSFYVVGYFEETKLRHIQEGAPARITLYSGSQTLQGHVSSIGRAIYDQSVETDSGLVPDIKPNVPWVRLAQRVPVRVEFDNLSKDITLVSGTTCTVSVGTR, encoded by the coding sequence ATGTCTCTGAAAACGCTAAAATATTTTTCCACTCTTTTGGTTCTTGCTCTGGCACTGGTTGCTGGTTGGTGGATGTGGACTTACTACATGCAGTCCCCCTGGACGCGTGACGGTAAAATCCGCGCCGAGCAGGTCAATATCACCCCACAGGTCTCCGGCAGTATCACGACGCTTCTTGTTAAAGATAATCAGTTTGTTAAAGAAGGCGATGTTCTGTTCCGTATTGACGAAACGCCCTTTCATATCGCTATCCTGAATGCACAGGCGCAGCTTGCCAAAGCACAGTCTGACCTGGCGAAAGCCAATAACGAAGCCAATCGCCGCCGCCATTTATCGCAAAATTATATCTCTGCGGAAGACCTGGACACCGCCAACATTAATGTGAAAGCCATGCAGGCAAGCGTCGATGTTGCCGAAGCAACGCTGAAACAGGCCCAGTGGCAGCTGACGCAAACGGTGGTGAAATCTCCGGTTGATGGATGGGTGACGAACCTTTCTACGCGTGTGGGGAATTACGCCGCCACGGGGCAACCAGTGTTTGCACTGGTAGACAGCCACTCTTTCTATGTTGTCGGCTATTTTGAAGAGACGAAACTGCGCCATATTCAGGAAGGTGCACCGGCGCGGATAACACTGTACAGTGGCTCACAAACGTTACAGGGTCACGTATCAAGTATTGGCCGGGCCATATACGATCAAAGCGTAGAGACAGATTCCGGCCTGGTGCCAGATATCAAACCGAATGTGCCCTGGGTGCGTCTTGCCCAACGCGTTCCGGTTCGTGTGGAGTTTGATAACCTGTCGAAAGACATCACTCTGGTTTCAGGCACAACCTGTACCGTCTCTGTCGGAACACGTTAA
- a CDS encoding DUF1656 domain-containing protein, with the protein MTGHCGHPFNCKGSLLVKFSYSSAGLPLQDLIVGASVYFPPLFKAVFVGFLIWLVAHRLLRDWMYSGEIWHPMLMDLSLFALSVCLGLAVLIVW; encoded by the coding sequence ATGACCGGCCATTGTGGCCACCCTTTCAACTGCAAAGGATCTCTGCTCGTGAAGTTTTCTTACAGCTCCGCGGGGTTACCCCTCCAGGACTTGATAGTCGGTGCATCAGTCTATTTCCCTCCTCTTTTTAAAGCCGTTTTTGTCGGCTTTTTGATTTGGCTCGTCGCGCACCGCCTGCTGCGTGACTGGATGTATTCCGGTGAAATCTGGCACCCGATGCTGATGGATCTCTCCCTGTTTGCCCTTTCCGTATGTCTTGGCCTTGCCGTGTTGATTGTGTGGTGA